One Ictalurus furcatus strain D&B chromosome 24, Billie_1.0, whole genome shotgun sequence DNA segment encodes these proteins:
- the stmn2b gene encoding stathmin-2b gives MAKTAVAYKEKMKELSLVSLICSCLYPEARNKMMGEFEDMKVKPINKRASGQAFEVILKPPSPTSEGYSVTSPPKKRDVSLEDIQKKLEAAEDRRKSQEAQVLKALAEKREHERDVLLKAMEENSNFSKMAEEKLTMKMDHITKNREALLTAMLERLQEKERHAQVVRRNKELRDEMSGDEDLQF, from the exons ATGGCCAAAACCGCAGTCG CTTACAAAGAGAAGATGAAGGAGCTGTCCCTTGTCTCCCTCATCTGCTCCTGCTTGTACCCAGAGGCCCGGAACAAGATGATGGGCGAGTTTGAAG ACATGAAAGTCAAACCCATTAATAAGCGAGCCTCTGGACAAGCCTTCGAAGTGATCCTGAAACCACCATCCCCTACATCTGAGGGCTACAGCGTCACCTCTCCCCCCAAGAAGAGGGACGTTTCTCTGGAAGACATTCAGAAGAAGCTGGAGGCAGCTGAGGACCGAAGGAAA TCTCAGGAGGCTCAGGTGCTAAAGGCTCTGGCTGAGAAGCGTGAGCACGAGCGTGATGTGCTGCTCAAGGCCATGGAGGAAAACAGCAACTTCAGCAAGATGGCAGAGGAGAAACTCACCATGAAGATGGATCACATCACCAAGAACCGCGAGGCTCTGCTCACAGCTATGCTGGAGCGCCTACAGGAGAAG gagagACATGCCCAGGTGGTACGCAGGAACAAGGAACTGCGGGATGAGATGAGCGGAGACGAAGATCTCCAGTTCTAA
- the hey1 gene encoding hairy/enhancer-of-split related with YRPW motif protein 1 yields the protein MKRNHDFSSSDSELDENIEVEKESADENLGMSSPLGSVSPSTTSQVQARKRRRGIIEKRRRDRINNSLSELRRLVPSAFEKQGSAKLEKAEILQMTVDHLKMLHAAGGKGYFDAHALAMDYRGLGFRECLAETARYLSIIEGLDNTDPLRIRLVSHLSSYATQREAHTGLGHLAWGSAFSTPHLAHHLLLPQHQQGASVSRKPSSPPSSSSSSPSSSPSVPSSEPHGCSRLTVTAISEAGQSRPIRVPPATGTIPPGLTAASASKLSPPLLTSLSSLSAFPFPLSAFPLLSPSSLSHATPSSSLGKPYRPWSMEIGAF from the exons ATGAAGAGAAATCACGACTTCAGCTCCTCTGACAGCGAGCTTGATGAGAATATTGAAGTGGAGAAGGAGAGCGCCGACGAGAACCT ggGCATGAGCTCTCCTCTCGGATCCGTTTCTCCTTCTACAACATCCCAAGTACAAGCAAGAAAACGTCGCCGAGGG ATCATTGAAAAGCGGCGTAGAGATCGCATCAATAACAGCCTGTCTGAACTGCGTCGACTTGTTCCCAGCGCTTTTGAGAAACAG GGCTCAGCTAAACTGGAAAAAGCTGAGATTTTGCAGATGACTGTGGATCATTTGAAGATGCTTCATGCAGCTGGTGGCAAAG GTTACTTTGACGCTCATGCTTTGGCAATGGATTATCGTGGCTTGGGCTTCCGCGAGTGTCTGGCTGAGACAGCCCGATACCTGAGCATCATCGAGGGCCTGGACAACACCGACCCACTCCGCATTCGCTTGGTGTCCCACTTGAGCAGCTATGCCACCCAGAGAGAGGCTCACACAGGTCTGGGGCATCTAGCCTGGGGCTCGGCGTTCAGCACCCCTCACCTGGCACATCACCTGCTCTTACCACAGCATCAGCAAGGGGCATCGGTATCACGCAAGCCTAGCAGTcctccatcatcatcctcatcatcgcCCTCCTCTTCACCGTCAGTACCCTCCTCAGAGCCTCATGGCTGCAGCAGGTTGACTGTCACAGCGATCAGCGAGGCAGGACAGAGCAGGCCGATCAGGGTACCCCCTGCAACAGGCACCATTCCCCCAGGGCTCACAGCAGCGTCCGCATCCAAGCTCTCTCCTCCACTTCTCACGTCCCTGTCCAGCCTCTCAGCTTTCCCCTTCCCTCTGAGTGCTTTTCCTCTGCTCTCACCCAGCTCACTGAGTCACGCCACCCCCTCCAGCAGCCTGGGAAAGCCGTATCGTCCATGGAGCATGGAGATCGGTGctttctga